A genomic stretch from Apis cerana isolate GH-2021 linkage group LG9, AcerK_1.0, whole genome shotgun sequence includes:
- the LOC107992661 gene encoding solute carrier family 25 member 32 — MSAMKSSGSPGTARVLPVLSHFKYEHFIAGISGGVVSTLMLHPLDLIKTRFAVSDGHSRVGPQYKSLKSAVMQIVKTEGVRGLYRGVTPNVLGSGGAWGCYFFFYNTIKTWIQGGNSRKPLGPSMHMFAAADAGILTLVMTNPLWVVKTRLCLQYMDDKHLPETLRYNGMIDAIKKIYRTEGVRGLYRGFVPGMFGVSHGAIQFMVYEELKNWYNNYLNVPIDTKLSTWEYIFFAAVSKLIAAASTYPYQVVRARLQDHHHNYSGSIHCIQSIWRFEGGNGFYKGLSANLTRVTPATVITFVVYENVSHYLQHRKTRDEERTLPILMKKLEEN; from the exons ATGTCGGCAATGAAGTCTAGTGGTTCACCGGGAACCGCTCGTGTTTTGCCCGTGCTGAGCCACTTTAAATACGAACATTTCATCGCTGGTATATCTGGTGGCGTGGTTTCCACCTTGATGCTGCATCCGTTGGACTTGATCAAGACTAGATTCGCAG TTAGCGATGGCCACTCACGTGTGGGTCCACAATACAAGAGTCTTAAAAGCGCGGTTATGCAGATTGTTAAGACTGAAGGAGTGAGAGGACTTTACAGAGGTGTAACGCCGAACGTTCTAGGATCTGGTGGTGCATGGggttgctattttttttt tTACAATACCATTAAAACATGGATCCAAGGGGGAAATAGTAGAAAACCTTTGGGACCCTCGATGCACATGTTCGCAGCAGCGGACGCTGGAATTCTTACTTTAGTTATGACAAATCCATTATGGGTAGTAAAGACACGTTTGTGTTTGCAATATATGGATGATAAGCATCTTCCGGAAACACTTAGATATAATGGTATGATAGATGCAATTAAGAAGATTTATAGAACCGAAGGAGTTAGAGGCTTATATCGA GGTTTTGTACCTGGAATGTTTGGCGTCTCACATGGTGCTATTCAATTTATGGTGTACGAAGAATTGAAGAATTGGTACAACAATTATTTGAATGTTCCGATTGATACGAAGCTG agCACAtgggaatatattttctttgcagcagtttcaaaattaattgctGCCGCTTCGACTTATCCGTATCAAGTTGTTAGAGCACGACTTCAAGACCATCATCACAACTACAGTGGCAGCATACATTGTATTCAATCAATATGGAG GTTTGAAGGTGGGAATGGATTTTACAAGGGTCTGTCTGCGAACCTGACCAGGGTGACTCCAGCGACCGTGATCACATTTGTGGTATACGAAAATGTGTCTCACTATCTTCAGCATAGAAAAACGAGGGATGAAGAGCGAACTTTGCCGATTTTGATGAAGAAACtcgaagagaattaa